In Scomber japonicus isolate fScoJap1 chromosome 19, fScoJap1.pri, whole genome shotgun sequence, a single genomic region encodes these proteins:
- the LOC128379890 gene encoding phosphatidylinositol transfer protein beta isoform-like yields MKVGQLYSVAEASKNETGGGEGIEVLKNEPYEKDGEKGQYTHKIYHLKSKVPGYVKMIAPEGALVFHEKAWNAYPYCRTIVTNEYMKDDFMIKIETWHKPDMGTIENVHDLDEQTWRTVEVVPIDIASKEEVASADYKPEEDPSLYHSAKTGRGPLGPEWKDELKTDCPYMCAYKLVTVKFRWWGLQTKVESFIQRQEKRIFTNFHRQLFCWIDKWVGLTMEDIRRMEEETQKELEEMRQKGDVRGTSATDE; encoded by the exons atgaagg TCGGGCAGCTGTACTCTGTGGCTGAAGCCAGCAAGAatgagacaggaggaggagaaggcaTCGAGGTACTGAAGAACGAACCCTAcgagaaggatggagaaaagggacaatacacacataaaatatacCACCTAAAGAG TAAAGTCCCAGGTTATGTGAAGATGATTGCACCAGAGGGAGCGTTAGTTTTTCACGAAAAGGCCTGGAACGCCTACCCATACTGTCGCACTA ttgTGAcg aatgaGTACATGAAGGACGACTTCATGATTAAGATCGAGACGTGGCACAAACCTGACATGGGAACAATAGAAAAT GTTCATGATCTGGATGAGCAGACGTGGAGGACTGTGGAGGTGGTTCCCATAGATATCGCAAGCAAAGAAGAAGTGGCGTCCGCG GACTACAAGCCAGAAGAAGATCCTTCTCTTTACCACTCCGCCAAGACGGGCAGAGGACCCCTGGGACCTGAATGGAAG GACGAGCTGAAGACAGATTGTCCTTACATGTGTGCATACAAACTGGTCACCGTCAAGTTCAGATGGTGGGGTCTGCAGACCAAAGTGGAAAGCTTCATCCAGAGG CAAGAAAAGCGTATTTTCACCAACTTCCACCGCCAGCTGTTCTGCTGGATTGACAAATGGGTGGGTTTGACCATGGAGGACATCAGGCGGATGGAAGAGGAGACTCAGAAAGAGCTCGAGGAG ATGCGTCAGAAGGGAGACGTGCGAGGCACCTCTGCAACAGACGAGTAG
- the LOC128379891 gene encoding BRCA1-associated protein-like encodes MRYTQLSSRVVKLSQELKEEQEMNRCLRANQVQLQSQLADEERKGKETGERKDETIAELQEQLRDVMFYLETQQQIEHLPPEARSEIQEGQINIAASGGGGASDPAGAGTSSSSSSSARGRRGRETT; translated from the exons ATGAG GTACACCCAGCTGAGCAGTCGGGTGGTGAAGCTGAGTCAGGAGCTGAAGGAGGAACAGGAAATGAACCGCTGTCTGAGAGCCAATCAGGTGCAGCTTCAGTCTCAGCTGGCGGACGAGGAACGCAAAGGAAAAGAGACGG gaGAGCGTAAAGACGAGACGATAGCGGAGCTCCAGGAGCAGCTGAGAGACGTCATGTTTTATCTGGAGACTCAGCAGCAGATCGAACATCTTCCTCCCGAAGCTCGCAGCGAGATCCAGGAGGGGCAGATCAACATCGCAGCGAGCGGCGGCGGAGGAGCGTCAGATCCAGCCGGAGCCGggacttcctcttcctcttcctcctccgccagaggaaggagagg CAGAGAGACGACGTGA